The DNA window TCCGGAGATCAACGATTTTGCCCGCAGTGTGAAAGAGAAAGTGTTCAACCTCGGCGAACCGATCTCGAGTTCGGGGGAATCGGAAGCTTCCTCCGCTTCCGGGCCTCAGGAAGGCGTTCCTCAGGCCAAATCAAACCTTTCGCCCGGCTATTTCATGACGCCCCAGGATCGAATCCAGGTTTCGTCCTTGGGCCCCAACATTATCGAACGCGGTCAATATGGAAAACCGCTGTTGTGGAAAAGTCATGCCTTCCCCATTCACATCAAAGGGTTCGACATCGGTGACATCGATGGAAACGGGAAGAATGAGCTGGTGCTCATCACGGAAAGAGAAGTGCGGGCCTACAAATGGACGGATCCCGGGGGGCTCGGGGAAATCGCCAAGTTCGACATAGGCGCGTTCAACATGCTGGTGACCGTGGACGTCGCCGATCTGAACAATGACGGGGTCGCGGAAATTTATGTGGTCAACGAAGTCGGGACCATGGGCGAAACGAGTTCGTTTGTCTTGGAAATGCGTTCCGGCCGCCTAATTCCCGTGATTCAGAACATACCCTGGAATTTCAGGGTGATTCTTGATCCGGAAACGTCCGAGCCCATGCTCGTAGGCCAACGGAAAACGGCGGAAGGCCTGCAGGCGGGGATCTACGTGTTGAAGCGTTCGGCCGCCCAAATCACCGAAGGAAAGCAGCTGACGGTCCCGGTGGGAGCGACCGCCTTTAACTTCTCGCTGGCGGATCTGAACAACGACGGCAAAATACTGGTTGTTCTCATCAACGGCGACGATTATCTGGAGGTGGAGACGCGCTCGGGTGACTCTCTCTGGGAGAGTGAATACTATTTTGGCGGCACGATGAATTATCTGACGGTTAAACAAGATAACGCTTTTACTTCTGAAGCCTCGGAGAGGTTATACGTTCCGGCCCGAATCGTCATTGCAGATATGAACGAAGACGGCGTACCGGAGGTCCTGGTGAATCGGAATAAGTCGGCCACCTTTCGTCTTACCAGCAGGTACCGGTTTTTCTCCGGGTGCCACATCGTCTCTCTCACCTGGAAAGGAATCGGCTTGATGGAGGATTGGACCACTACACGTATTCCCGGATATGTATCCGATTTTCAACTCAAGGATTTGGATGGAGACGGGAAGAAGGATCTTGTGGCGGCCATGGTCAAGCTGGATCCCTCGGGCATAAAAGAGCCAAGAAGCATCTTTGTTTCCTTTCAACTGGCCCAAGCATCAAATAGCGGTCAACCCAACAGCGGTCAACCGTCGGAATGGAGCAGTGAATGAAACGATGTTCCAATCGGCGGATGAATCTTAAGCCCCCTCCCTCCCGGTGGAGTAAAACGCCATCGCCGCACGGAGGAGCCGTCTTTTCGCAGCCCGGTTTGGGGTTGGGGCTGTCACCGAAGGCGCGTTGGAAAGTCTGCAATCGGCGTCTTTGGCCGGCAGACGACTCCCGAGTCCGGCCCCTCCCGCTGTCGGCGTCCGTTAGGCTCGGAGAAACCTCGGATACCGCCTGTGTCGTCTAACGTTTGAACCCACCGGAACCATGACACGGGACCCATGCCCCTGAACACACCTGTATTGCGTGGCGCCGTCCGTCCGGTACGAGTCATCGCGGGCGGGGTGTTGATAAACTCGTAAGAAGTCGAAAACGGCCATCTTCCGTCGCTCCGGCGAAAGCCGGAAGCGGGCAATTTGAGCTACTTCGAGATGCCGGATCAGGTCCGGCATGACGACCTGGGAACTTTTTACGAAGGCTTCAATCCTCTATGTTGTTTTCCGTCACGGTTTCCTGATGGGCTGAAGTCGGGGCGGGTGTTCGCTCGTCGGTTCGAAGTCACGCTTCAGGGTTCTTCTCTTTCTTTTTTCACCTGGGTTTCCGGATAATCGTTTGAAATGGACAAGCCGTGGGGCAATCGCTTGCTGCTCCCTGTTCAGTAGTTCCTGCTGAAGGCTCCGATGCGTTTGAGCCGGAATAAGAAAGCCCCGTCACTTGCGAGACGGGGCTTTCGTCTATCCGAAGCAAATCAGACTAAAAAACGAACTGGAACTGCACACCGGCGAGCCACTCGGCGCCGAGGTCTTTGGTTCCGCCTGCGGCGACATTGATGTCATCGCCGTATTCATAGTAGCCGACTTCCGGGCTGAGGGTAAAGCTTCCGGTGATCGAGTAGGGAATTCGGACGACGGCGGCATAGCGCGTATTGGAGTCGTCGTTCTCCCAGAGGTCGTTTTCTACGTGCTGTACGCCACCGATGAGGTGAACGGCCAGAGGCTTGCCACCGAAAGAAACGTCGAAGTAACCGCCCCAGCAGAGCGTGTCTTCAACTTCGCCATCGGCTGTGACCTGCACATTACCATTGGCATTCTGTCCGATGTAGCTCAGGTTGTAGAAACGGGAGTACACGGTACCGACGTTGTATCCCCAGTGACCGGACAGGTTCACGCCGAACATGCCGGCTTTGATGGAAACGGGCACTTCGATGACCCACGCATAAGCGGAGCTGTCCTTGTTCGTGGTGTCTTCGCCTTCAGCATGCTCGAAGGTGACGTTGGGCAGAATGGAGAAGGAAGCCGTGTTGACACCGGCCTGGAGATGAATGCGCGGTACGTAGTTGTACTCTTCGCCATCGCCGTCGAAGATGCCGAAGCGGTTGTTGGTGGAAAGACCGGCGGCGGCATAGAAAGCACCACCCTGGAAAATCAGGTTCGCCTGAGCGGCGCGGTCATAGATGTTGCCCCAGCCGGCCAAGATGATGTGAAGCGCACGACCCAAGCCGAACAACTGGGTGGGGTTGTAACGGGAGGCGCCGATCGGTTCCGTGTGACCGGCCTCAAAGCGGAAGTTGCCGAAATCGTACCAGCCGTACAGTTTACGGAAGTTGGCGTTTGCGAAGCCAACGCTGGTTTCGGTATCACTGCCGACACCAAGCTCGAAGTAGCCACCGCAGTCCTCGGTGGTGCACTTGGAGTACAAACGGGAATGATGTGGCTGGTCGATGAACACATCGCCCACGCCGCCGTCCACCGTCGGATTTTGGGTCTTCATACGCTCGGTATCGCGGTAGTAGTAACCCAAGTCCGTATACGCCATCATACCAACGACAAAGTCCGCCTTCGCCGGCATCGCAATGCATAACGCAACGGTAAGCGCGGCGGCAAAAATAAACAACCTTTTCATTTTCTCTCCTCCTAAAAGATCCTTACAAAGGTAACTACAAAACAAACCCTCTCAAATAACCCTTTCAATTCCTACTTCCGACTCACCTCCTTTGGCTTGAAATGTCGAACAACCTCTCCGTCTAGAAGCCGGAAACCTGCATTCCAGACGCAGTCTCTGGAACGCTATCATCAGGCCATAACGGTGTCAAGGATTTTTTGCAAAAAATAAGCATAATATCTAGACGTTAGCTCTTCCAACGAGGTCACCCGTCGCCCCGGCCAAATCCCGGAAAAGACCTATAGGCGGGGATTTTCGCCTTCTCCTCTAAAAGACTTCGGTGAAACCGGCCAAAATAAGGCATTTTGTGCCGAATGCTTTTGAAACCGATTCGCGCCAAAACATAGAAAAGAAGGAACATGAAGGCGTATGACACATGGTCGCCAACAGCCGGTACCGACAGAGGCATCGGAAACTCCACCGCGCCGAATCGCTTTCCCATCCAGTGCAAAGCCCACGGCACAGGCCACAATGTGGCGGCCGCCAACGCTATCTGCATGAAGAAGGCCCGGCCAAAGGCTTCGTTCGCCACTTTGTTGCAGGCCTTGTAACCGGGCTCGTCGCCAACCTCAAGTGCACGAACCGAAAGGTTATGCATGGCGACCATGTCCCTGCTGTCGCCCGTAATCTTCCGCCGGTTGACGAGGTACCCGAGGGAAAGAGTGAATTCTCCGGCCAGCACGCAAAGAAGCGCCAGGACCGAGGTGCCCAAGCAGAATCCGGCCCAGGGGTTTTGGGGAATCCGGTACCAGAAAATCAAGAATGCATCGATGAATGCGGGCCACATGACCGGAGCCTTTCAAGGCTTCCCTGTGGAATAATGCATGGTGAAGCGGGTCACGCCGCACCTTTTCATTCTCCAGGTACGGAATGCCCGGCCGCTGATCAGAACGGCGGCAACCAACTCCGTCCGAAGAAACCTTTTGTCGTATAGAGAATGCCCACGTACAAGGCCAGCAAAACGAAAATACGCTTGAGCCAGATGTCGGGGATGTACTTGGACGTTCGCGGTCCGATCATGGAACCGACGAAGATGCCGATGAGTTCAATGCCGATCAGCCCCCAGTCAACGATCACTTCCTGGGTAACCATATAGGTAAAGATGGACACGATCATGCCGATCAGCACCGTCAGCGCCGATGTGCCGGCCACGAGGAACATCGGGAGCCCGGCAATGGAGGTCAGGAACGGAACAAACAGAAAGCCGCCGCCCACACCGATAAACGAGGCCACCGCCGCAATGGCAAAACCTCCGATGACCGGAACGATGGGACTGAAACTGAATTCGACCCCGTAAAAGCTGAATCGAATCCTGGAAACGCCCCAATTACTGACTTTCACGCCCGCCGGAACCTGTCGCCCTTCGCCCTTGTCTTTGATGGATTTCTCGAAGGCCGTCGCCGCGGCTTTGGCTTCCTTTTTCCGCGCCTGCCCTCTGGGAGTGGTCTCGTAGAACAGAAAACCGCCGATGATGAAAACGACAACTCCGAAATAACCTAAGTAAGCGCTGAGGTTGATCTTACCGGCAGTGAGATACGGCACCAGATAGGAGCCGAGGATCGAACCTATGGCCAGGCACACGCCGAGGGGAAGCACCAGGCGGCCCATGCGATAGTAATTCAGAGAACTGATGAATGCGCTCAGCCCCACCAGCCACTGGTTGGATACGCGAATGGAGTCGGTGATCGCCTTATTGAGAAGGTCCCCCTTGCCGAAGGATTTGGCGTAGTCTCCGAGCCCGAACACGGTAATGTGGCCCACGCCCGCCATAATGCCGCCAAAGGCGCCGACGCTGGAGAATATCCAGCCCACCCAAATGGCCCATAGGAAACCGATGATGTAGCTCACATCGGACCCGCCGGGAATCCCTAAATAACCGGGTTTCGCCCCGGCATCGATTTTGCCCTCGGTAATCGCTTTTTGAATGGCGTCGCTCAGGGCGTCCGCCAGCGCGTTTCCGGAGAGCAAAAACAATATCAACGGCACGAATACAAGAATGAAACAAACGGCAAACACAGGTGTTCGAGACTTCATAGGGCACCTCCCAAAATTGGGGTGAAGCAAATATGCAAAAGCCGATCCCTCCACTGATCCAGGGCGGCGATATTTACAGCGTCCGGATACGCGTTCGCGTCCCGATGATCCACGCGATTCGACTGAATGCTGTCCATAATACTTCTAAGACGGACTCGATGCAACGGTTCTTTGGGAGTGAACGACCGTGTCCGAAGCAATGCCGGATGTCACTTCCCCGGATCGGGTCCGGGTTTCTTCCGGCCTTCTTCCGCAAACTCGAGAATTCGGCTCAGCATGACTTCATACGCTTGAACCGTCGGCGAATCCGGATTGCGTTCGACGAGCGGCACGCCTTCGTCTCCCGAAAGCACCAACTCCGGGTCCAGGGGAATACGTCCCAAAAAAGGTACGCCGGCCATAGCGGCCAGGCGTTCGCCTCCACCGCTCTTGAAAAGATCTATAACCCCCCCGCAGTGCGGACAGTTCAAGCCGCTCATGTTCTCGACAATTCCCGCAACCTGCATATTCAACTGTCGGCAGAAACGAACGGATTTACGAACGTCCGCGAGGGAGATTTCCTGCGGCGTGGTTACGATCACAGCGGCGGCATCCGGGACGGTCTGAGCCACGGTCAGCGGCTCGTCACCGGTTCCGGGCGGAGCGTCCATTACCAGAGCATCCAGGTTCCCCCAAGGCACGTCCGAAATAAACTGGCGAATCATATTCGCTTTCAGCGGCCCTCTCCAAATGACGGATGCGTCCTTGTCTCGCAGGAGGGATTCGAGAGAAACCACTTCAAATCCCTCTCGGTACATGATGGGTTCGATGGTCTGGTCCTTGTGAATCTCCGCGATCCGGTCTTTGATGCCCAACAGTCCCGGTATGCTGGGGCCATGGAGATCGACGTCGAGAAGGCCGACCGAAAAGCCTCTTTTGTAAAAGGCCATAGCCAGGTTCACGGCCACCGTGCTCTTACCCACTCCGCCTTTGCCACTCGTAACGAGTAATTTGAGTCGAATGCGTTCCAGGGCGCGCCTGATTATTTCGTCCTGAACCGCCTTGATCGCTCCGCGGCAAGATTTCTTTTTTGTATCGGATTCTTTTTCCAATTTTTCCCCCCGCAAATTCGCGGTGGAGACGACGCCCCGAGCCGCTACACGTCGCCTCCCGCTCTCAGGCGCGATCCGAGGGACGATGATGAAGTGCTTTCGTCCCACCTGCGGTCTTTCTCGGATGGGCGTTGAGGTTCTCGACAGCCGGCACTCTCCAAAACGGCGGATCTGACTTTCGCCATTTCCTCATCGTTCGGGAGATACGGGTAGTTCCACTGACGTACGCCCGGCAGGCAGTTGCCGAACGGACGGTTGCACGCCGGAGCGCCTTCCGGTCCCGGGCAGCCGGACGTCATAAACGGAACGCGTTCATCGACCAGGTCTGAAAGCTGTTCCTTCCCGAGCCCGAATCCGATGATGCGGCCTTCATCGTCGAATTCGAACTCCCCTGCGCTGCGGATCTCCTTTTCCACGAGCCAGCGAGCCAGTTGAAGACGTAAATAGGTGCTCCATGGAGGTTGCGGCAGATGAGCGAGCGCGGATGCGGATTCAGCGAAAAAACTGAAAAGATGGATCAGAGCGCCTTCATCGTGCACGCGCTGGAATACGTATGCGAGATCGCGTTCACTTTCTCCCAATCCCACCATCAAGTGCACGCTGACGCTTCCTTTTCCGAAAAGAGAAACCGCTGTTCGGACCGTGTCCCAGTAATGGTCCCATTTGTGAGGTCCCCGAACTCCTGATCCCCGGTACCGGCTGAAGAGATCCGGGTGGGCCGTATCTACGGCCACGCCGAGCATTTGAATGCCCGCGTCCCGATAGTTCTCCAGTTGACTTCCGGACAGGATCGTGGGAGCGCACAAGACGGAAATCGGGAGGGACACACGGCTCCGAAACTGAGCGGCCACGAGAAGAGTATCGGCAACGGCCCTCGGATTGGTTACCATCGAGATGCAGACCCTTCCCAGGTGTTTCTGCTTCTCCCGGACGCGGTCCGCAATGTCGCTCACTTTCCCGGCCGGCCATTCCACCTTGATAAAACTCTTGTCAGCGAAATTTCCGGGTCGTTTACGAGCCAGACCGCAATAAGCGCAATTGGCGAAACACCCTTCCCGATAGTTCAGCAACAGATTGACGCACAAGTTGCGGGCCTGCCGGTAAAATCTTCCCCGGACGAACCCCAGTTCCATGGCCGTAGCCGTGCTCATTCTGACGTATTCAGGACTTTCACAGGATTCTTGAGGCATCGTTGCTCACCATGCGTGAAATGAGACCGGGAGCCGGTGCAGGAGCATCCGGGGATGGGATTATGCCCTTCCATGAGGCGCCCGATCGGAGTATGGAGGACCCTGGGCTTTGTCGCAAACGGTCTTGGCGGCCACGATCGCATCTCGAAGGGCCTCGGGGGAGACACCGTATATCAGATCCGGCTCCCAGACTTCCCTGATGGCCTGCAGAATCCGATCCGGCTCCGCAAGGGTCCATTTCAGCGCCGACTCGAGCCGGTTGAGTTGCTCGGTTGTCGAAAAGAAATCTCCCGTGATGATAACCTGGTCGATGGCATGACCTGCGGTGGACAGGTAGACCTGGAGCAGTCCGCCCGGCGTCTTCACCAGGGCTTCTCCCATGTTCGACGGGGGATGTCTGTGGGAAAAAATCCAATGTTCGTCGCAATAGCGTCCCTTCTCAAGATCAGCCGCCTTTTCCCGCTCGGGCGGTGTCAACTCGCTCTGAACGAAGCGGATGCCGAACGACTCTTCAAACGAAGATCGGATTGCATGAATGGCTTCATCCATGGTGACATCGCGGTGCGTTTCCTTGCGTATCGTAGTCAGCCGTTCACTGAAGCAGCTGTACCCTTTGTCGTAGATCTTTTGCGCCGGTGTGTTCATAATGTCCAGCATCAAGTTCACATCGAAATCCACTAGAATGCTGGCGTGGAAAAGGACGCAATCTCCGACTTCCGCGGACGCCGACAAGCCGGCAAGCTTTTTCCCCGCAACTTCGAGATCGTTCTTTGGCCTGAAACTCGCCGACACGCCCAAGCGTTCCAATGCACGAACCAAAACACCGCTCATGACGCGAAACACTCCGCCGACGCCACTTCCGATCCGTTTATCCCGAAGGGAAATGCCAAAGCCCAGCGCCACCACGTCCGGCCCCATAATAACGGTTCCGCCGCCGGTACTGCGCCGGTTGAAAGCAACTCCGCGCTCGCGGCATCGGTCCAGCTTCAGAGCCGCGTGGATATCCTGGTATTTCCCCACGATGGCTGCCGGCTCGAACGTATACAGATGGAGGATCGGCGGCGATCCGAAGTCCGATATGGAATAGGCTAAAAGGTCGTCTACAGCCAATCCACCGGCCGCCGGCACCAGTCGCCGCCAATCTTCCAGCAATCTCCATTTCTCGGCCTTCTCTGTCACGACGATTTTGCCTTTTCCTCCTCGGCTTTGGCGATTTCCTCGGAAATCCATGGGCCCACGCTTTCCCCGTGGTACAGATTGGCCTTTTCCTCCTCCAGGTTAGCCGCTTTCATCTTGAATATCCAACCCGCTCCATAGGGGTCCGTGTTAACGAGAGTAACTTCGTCTTCCAGCTCTTCGTTGATCTCGAAAATCTCACCTGAAAGAGGGGTGCAGAGCTTTCCAATCCATTTTCTGCTCTGAATCTTGCCGCACACTTCGCCCTGTTCGACTTCCTCGTCCACTTCAGGCATATCGACAAATACAATGTCGCCCGCTTCCTTTTGAAAGAAGTCGTTCATGCCTACTGTGACCGTTCCGTCTTTCTCTATACGGGCCCAGCTATGTTCCTCGTGATAGTACAGTTCGTCCGGCAGTACATACCCTTCAAGCTCCATGAGACCCTCTCCTCTCCGATTCAGACGGTTAGATTCGCTTGTCCTCTCGTCGGGCATCCCCTGCAACGGCGGCGCGGCTGAGAGAAAGACGCCGGAAGGGCGTCACCTTGATGTTGTCGCGGCCCAAAAAGTACACTCCAACGATCGGTTGACGACGTCTTCCGGGGTCGGCGGATTGTCTGTCGCATGTTATTTCCTCGAGCGATCCAAGAGTTCTTGTGCTTCGTTGACAAACAGCCGAATCTCGTACACGTTTTCACATCCCTGCAACTGTCCTTCCACACTCCGGGTTCGGAGTTGCCCCACGTCGGGATGGGCGTACTCCAGACTTCCTACACAGATACTGCCTCCACGGTTATGGCAAACCCGTCGGCCCGGATACAGCGGCTCGCCGGGGGTGAGTGTTTCACGACAGCCCCGGTGCTCCCAATACTTCCTTTTTGAAGTCATCGTTCTGATCCAATTTCGAAGAGTTACAGCGAAATCACGTTGAATGGCCCCCGATTGACGCAGTTGGTCCGCATACGCGTCTCAACCTGGTTTTTTCCCCATTGAACAGGAGAAAACGCCGGATCCGCAGGAACGGCTTTGAAACCCCCTTCTGCGCATTTTCGTGTCGTTTTGCAGGGGCGGTTCGCGACCAGGCTTCGTCACGCCCAGGGCGTGACTATGCCGTGGCGCGACCGACCCTACATACAATCACGCTTCCGCTCCTGTCGCTCCCCTGGGAACGCCGAGCCCCCGCTCGGCAAAAACCGCCCTACGTCTCATCCTCGGCCCCGTTCATTCGTACACCACAAAGGGGCACGGCACGGGGATGTGCATCCAGTCTTCGTCCGACATGGCCCTACGGTCTCACGAGGCCAGAAGAGCGGATATCTGTGCTGAAAGGTCTTTGTTCGAAGTGGAATCCATGGAGATCGCTTCCGCAGGGCACTCGCTTACGCAGACACCGCACGCGCGACAGAGGACCGGGTCGATATGACTTTTTCCCCGTTCTTTCGCCGCGGGAGCGCCGTAAGGACATACCCGAACGCACGCCAGACAAACCCTGCACAGGTCTTCATTCACCACCGCACTATAACGCGTCCGCTGGAAATTTCGAAGCCAGGCGACGGCTCTCCCCGCAGCCGCCTGCGCCTGAACGATCGCTTCGTCAACGGATTTGGGAGACTGGGCCATTCCTGCAACATACACGCCTCCGACGCCTAAATCGACACTACTCATGGGCATTGAGGCCTCTTTCAGAAATCCGTACTCATCCGGCTCACATCCTTCGACGCCTTCCCAGAACCTGGATACGACCGGTTGGATGGCCGAAGCCAGGACCAGTCGATCCGCACGGATTTGAAGCTCGGCTTTCAGCAGCTCGTCCCTGACGGTCACCTGTATACGGCCGTCCCGAATTTCGACGGCGGGTTTGCGTTCAGGGTGGAACCGCACAAAGAAAACGCCCTTTTCGCGAGCTTCCCTGTAAAGATCCTCCCGCAAACCATAGGTCCGTATGTCCCTATATAAAATGAAGATGCGGGATTCGGGATTCACGCGCTTGACGGCCAGGGCGCTCTTGATGGAATGCGTGCAACAAACGCGGCTGCAATAGGGGCGTCCGGGTTCTCTCGAACCCACGCATTGTATGAATATCAGGGTGTTCGGGTCCCGCAGTTCCACGTTCTCGTTCCGGACAAGATCGTCGAACTCCAGGTGCGTCATAATAGAAGGATGTTCGCCGAACTTGTATTCCTCAGGAATCGTCTCCTCGGCCCCGGTCGTAATGAGCAGGACACCATGTTCCATGGTCCTGCTCCGGCCGGAACCGTCTTTGAGCACAGAGGTGAAGTCGCCGCGCCGGCCCCGGACCTCCTCGACGGTGGTGTTCCGGACCAGCTCCAGAAGTTCCTCGCGCCCGGCCTGTGCGACCAGATCTTTTATGAAAGAGCCGACGGGCTGACCCGACCAACTCGAGACCAGGCGGCGCGCATTCCCGCCCCACTCACCGGACTGCTCCACCAGAGTGGTGCGAACCCCCAGGCGGCACAATTCCAAGGAGGCGTATAAACCGGTCACACCGCCCCCCACGACCAGGGCGTTGTCCCGGCAGGCGACAGCCGTACCTTCTGAAACGGTTCTGTGAGCCACGGACGTTACCGCGCCTATGATCTGTCTGACGGCCTTCTCCCGAGCCGAGTTCCCGGCGCCCTGGTGCACCCAGGCGCACTGCTCCCGCAGGTTGGCCATTTCAACAAAGCGGGCCGGAAGTCCGGCGTCGATACAACTGTTCTCGAAGAGTCGGCCAAGGACCCGGCTCGAACAGGCCGCTACGACGATGCGATTCAATCGTTCCGATTCGATACGGGAGCGGATCTGCGATCGAGATGCATCGGAGCATGCAAACATCATTTCTTCGGCGTGCACGACTCCGGGTAGTTTCCCCGCCGCCTCTGCGATCTCTCGAAGGTCCAGTACTTTCCCCATGTTGAGCCCGCAGTGGCAAACAAACACTCCGATCCGGGCTACGCCGGGATCCTCCCTGGAAATCGTGGAGACATCGAACTTCGTCGCAGCCGGCGTACCCAGGTCACGAACACAGGCCGCCGCCGCCGCGGATGCCTGGACGAGACTTTCGGCCACGTCTTTGGGGCCTTGAAACGAGCCGCAAACGTAAATCCCCCGCCTTGAAGTCTCGACCGGAGAGAAATCGTACGTGCGGCAAAAACCATAGCGATCGAGTCCCACGTCCAACAGGCGGGCCGTGCGTTGCGCCTCCTCGGAAGGTCCCAGACCTACGCTGAGCACCACCAGGTCGAACTCCTCGTCCCTGTAGATTCCGCCTTCGGACTCGCAGACCAGGCGGAGGTTCCCGGATCCCCCCACTTCTTCGACGGCGGCGACCCTGGCGTACTCGAAGGCCAAATTGTGCCGCTCCCGCGCGTGCTCGAAATAGTCGTCCAACCCTTTATCATGAGCCCGAACGTCCATGAAAAACAGGGTTGATTTGACGTCCGGAGCAAGTTCATGCGCCGATATGGCTTCCTTGACGGCGAAGGCGCAGCAGACGGACGAGCAATATCCGCGCCCGCAGGTCTCGTCCCGG is part of the Deltaproteobacteria bacterium genome and encodes:
- a CDS encoding VCBS repeat-containing protein; translation: MKRNYVSLLAVLLLLVSLNGHAAAPKSILILPFNIHSEKDLSFLQAGIQDMLSTRLAEKGQVTVIDKVKAAEAYRELQGEFTSDRLQETGKKYAADYVLYGSLTVLGESVSLDAQVLDVTAGALPETLSRQIAGMDGLIPEINDFARSVKEKVFNLGEPISSSGESEASSASGPQEGVPQAKSNLSPGYFMTPQDRIQVSSLGPNIIERGQYGKPLLWKSHAFPIHIKGFDIGDIDGNGKNELVLITEREVRAYKWTDPGGLGEIAKFDIGAFNMLVTVDVADLNNDGVAEIYVVNEVGTMGETSSFVLEMRSGRLIPVIQNIPWNFRVILDPETSEPMLVGQRKTAEGLQAGIYVLKRSAAQITEGKQLTVPVGATAFNFSLADLNNDGKILVVLINGDDYLEVETRSGDSLWESEYYFGGTMNYLTVKQDNAFTSEASERLYVPARIVIADMNEDGVPEVLVNRNKSATFRLTSRYRFFSGCHIVSLTWKGIGLMEDWTTTRIPGYVSDFQLKDLDGDGKKDLVAAMVKLDPSGIKEPRSIFVSFQLAQASNSGQPNSGQPSEWSSE
- a CDS encoding sulfite exporter TauE/SafE family protein produces the protein MKSRTPVFAVCFILVFVPLILFLLSGNALADALSDAIQKAITEGKIDAGAKPGYLGIPGGSDVSYIIGFLWAIWVGWIFSSVGAFGGIMAGVGHITVFGLGDYAKSFGKGDLLNKAITDSIRVSNQWLVGLSAFISSLNYYRMGRLVLPLGVCLAIGSILGSYLVPYLTAGKINLSAYLGYFGVVVFIIGGFLFYETTPRGQARKKEAKAAATAFEKSIKDKGEGRQVPAGVKVSNWGVSRIRFSFYGVEFSFSPIVPVIGGFAIAAVASFIGVGGGFLFVPFLTSIAGLPMFLVAGTSALTVLIGMIVSIFTYMVTQEVIVDWGLIGIELIGIFVGSMIGPRTSKYIPDIWLKRIFVLLALYVGILYTTKGFFGRSWLPPF
- a CDS encoding Mrp/NBP35 family ATP-binding protein yields the protein MEKESDTKKKSCRGAIKAVQDEIIRRALERIRLKLLVTSGKGGVGKSTVAVNLAMAFYKRGFSVGLLDVDLHGPSIPGLLGIKDRIAEIHKDQTIEPIMYREGFEVVSLESLLRDKDASVIWRGPLKANMIRQFISDVPWGNLDALVMDAPPGTGDEPLTVAQTVPDAAAVIVTTPQEISLADVRKSVRFCRQLNMQVAGIVENMSGLNCPHCGGVIDLFKSGGGERLAAMAGVPFLGRIPLDPELVLSGDEGVPLVERNPDSPTVQAYEVMLSRILEFAEEGRKKPGPDPGK
- a CDS encoding radical SAM protein gives rise to the protein MPQESCESPEYVRMSTATAMELGFVRGRFYRQARNLCVNLLLNYREGCFANCAYCGLARKRPGNFADKSFIKVEWPAGKVSDIADRVREKQKHLGRVCISMVTNPRAVADTLLVAAQFRSRVSLPISVLCAPTILSGSQLENYRDAGIQMLGVAVDTAHPDLFSRYRGSGVRGPHKWDHYWDTVRTAVSLFGKGSVSVHLMVGLGESERDLAYVFQRVHDEGALIHLFSFFAESASALAHLPQPPWSTYLRLQLARWLVEKEIRSAGEFEFDDEGRIIGFGLGKEQLSDLVDERVPFMTSGCPGPEGAPACNRPFGNCLPGVRQWNYPYLPNDEEMAKVRSAVLESAGCREPQRPSEKDRRWDESTSSSSLGSRLRAGGDV
- the gcvH gene encoding glycine cleavage system protein GcvH: MELEGYVLPDELYYHEEHSWARIEKDGTVTVGMNDFFQKEAGDIVFVDMPEVDEEVEQGEVCGKIQSRKWIGKLCTPLSGEIFEINEELEDEVTLVNTDPYGAGWIFKMKAANLEEEKANLYHGESVGPWISEEIAKAEEEKAKSS
- a CDS encoding CoB--CoM heterodisulfide reductase iron-sulfur subunit A family protein translates to MTDMNAFNTLQPAVLILGSGIAGLQAALDLDEFGVASIILEHEAEAGGLLNRLDKLFPTNDCADCVLSGRLEDVALRPRIRIVPNARLLSVSGEAGAFQATFAVAPPDGATVEETVRVGAVILATGCEAFDASLKPEWGYGRFPNVVTGLEFEQWMRPGRTRTRGLLRPSDEKAPRNIAFLQCVGSRDETCGRGYCSSVCCAFAVKEAISAHELAPDVKSTLFFMDVRAHDKGLDDYFEHARERHNLAFEYARVAAVEEVGGSGNLRLVCESEGGIYRDEEFDLVVLSVGLGPSEEAQRTARLLDVGLDRYGFCRTYDFSPVETSRRGIYVCGSFQGPKDVAESLVQASAAAAACVRDLGTPAATKFDVSTISREDPGVARIGVFVCHCGLNMGKVLDLREIAEAAGKLPGVVHAEEMMFACSDASRSQIRSRIESERLNRIVVAACSSRVLGRLFENSCIDAGLPARFVEMANLREQCAWVHQGAGNSAREKAVRQIIGAVTSVAHRTVSEGTAVACRDNALVVGGGVTGLYASLELCRLGVRTTLVEQSGEWGGNARRLVSSWSGQPVGSFIKDLVAQAGREELLELVRNTTVEEVRGRRGDFTSVLKDGSGRSRTMEHGVLLITTGAEETIPEEYKFGEHPSIMTHLEFDDLVRNENVELRDPNTLIFIQCVGSREPGRPYCSRVCCTHSIKSALAVKRVNPESRIFILYRDIRTYGLREDLYREAREKGVFFVRFHPERKPAVEIRDGRIQVTVRDELLKAELQIRADRLVLASAIQPVVSRFWEGVEGCEPDEYGFLKEASMPMSSVDLGVGGVYVAGMAQSPKSVDEAIVQAQAAAGRAVAWLRNFQRTRYSAVVNEDLCRVCLACVRVCPYGAPAAKERGKSHIDPVLCRACGVCVSECPAEAISMDSTSNKDLSAQISALLAS